Proteins from a single region of Gossypium arboreum isolate Shixiya-1 chromosome 1, ASM2569848v2, whole genome shotgun sequence:
- the LOC108482154 gene encoding zinc finger protein 8-like, with protein sequence MEKETHDFMNVESFSQLPFIRPSPVKEKGAIRLFGKDFGCGDSATEATESDNNNNNEDTTKDNENGDNNNNSSRRFECHYCCRNFPTSQALGGHQNAHKRERQHAKRQHNNSFSLSDAHNDIYGFFNYRLPSPSMPSMPAYPSWNNTISTRFSNPPPPINGNPLGVWRIPATLQTNSCNFNPDRSSAHPLPLFAGDEFLPSSQAGGGGDSSSESHRYVYETKASVKDNVSLDLHL encoded by the coding sequence ATGGAGAAGGAAACACACGATTTCATGAACGTGGAATCCTTCTCCCAGCTTCCCTTTATCCGCCCTTCCCCTGTTAAAGAAAAGGGTGCTATTCGTTTATTCGGCAAGGACTTCGGCTGCGGCGACTCAGCGACGGAGGCCACCGAGTccgacaacaacaacaacaatgaaGACACTACCAAGGACAACGAGAATggagataataataacaacagCAGCAGAAGATTTGAGTGTCACTATTGTTGCAGAAACTTCCCCACTTCCCAAGCTTTAGGTGGTCACCAAAACGCTCACAAAAGGGAACGCCAACATGCCAAACGGCAACACAACAATTCTTTTTCTTTATCCGATGCTCATAATGATATTTATGGCTTTTTTAACTATAGGCTACCCTCACCCTCGATGCCGTCAATGCCCGCTTACCCTTCATGGAACAATACCATTAGCACTAGGTTTTCTAACCCTCCACCACCCATCAATGGCAATCCACTGGGTGTTTGGAGAATCCCTGCTACGCTTCAAACTAACTCCTGTAATTTCAACCCTGACCGTTCATCAGCGCATCCGTTGCCGTTGTTTGCCGGTGATGAGTTTCTGCCGTCGTCTCAGGCTGGCGGTGGTGGTGATTCAAGTTCCGAGAGTCATAGGTACGTTTATGAAACGAAGGCAAGCGTTAAAGACAATGTTAGCTTGGATCTACATCTGTAA